A stretch of the Vanacampus margaritifer isolate UIUO_Vmar chromosome 6, RoL_Vmar_1.0, whole genome shotgun sequence genome encodes the following:
- the spg11 gene encoding spatacsin isoform X2, with amino-acid sequence MMAALEVALLPGKQHWREVGDVLKAQLAPGDGALLGCLELDGTLVLWDPADEEAAPVKLDGSYQDFTWEEATSSCPGPGGATRLLAVGSDCELRIFEVDAERGTVLSVHLAGECPAQRLLQEQHEYSGRSSPQVARVLSFASGHCQMLLDGVCLLRLEWLPTQDEARALSCYHLVPVHSSSTLVVQCCMRQHFAFTLSDGGLISIYDVTDGGLLASVDVPTYMSAGLMEEAEPAASWSRFRLLEVSADMSTAVVVTHNNTAAAIDLDHYFRRNPDHLLSQTTPTGLPRRPQQPIDEDKVTSANCSLAALGLNFNADRSWGFRLTSMYNAALKSSLSSSLRLIATSWSSSLPRHGTGQAAPPTRSRVPQGGANVTLDVPESSVPSLLSVCDFSAMLLFACPGNRRTTAVLWDFATGNVSYHQAEGPAAAVELCGQKHHAVLLKKSGMFQVLFSVSQQELLSSLMMFGSAATVDALCHLNTWGRCSIPIHSLKAGVKNRQLDTVDFYLKSKEDLLKTHSTTSFTERVQTLCPALDLLCAAIRESSNDAQSRQFSEQLLNVTLSFVNAQIRYMLTHMSYEDDDVSSCVDILNEYLTELRTFMKKYPWPADGAKDHKDLAPVEEDKDEWEELPTEEVVRVSVLTNQIPRAQAVFRRRGLPEGRLQALRATGLRLVFSYLQGRDLPTAITLLTNMGFNVKRELHCICIYTHDRDLRDFVGEELRRRRHFSEEELGSVAFIKEAAHLASLPLCRCADGASDIRPIQLILHKEAAEGREVLLEEVLGQEMCEQEEAGLWQEVRLDWVKNWEQSSRTAILLSRRQHNELSWCESAVLWGHMTSFHNHAALVAWMESGEASGTARWPTLTAEVVNCNTRSSRFLREEILDALARRSIFIPDELSDLDQLLWRVAQGGSLMSSSSSPPFPRHLGLDIQSRVISWCLERHLQFLLYTYLEHYRLTPRNCPVLSSGGPTDSQPWSDMMVKMQEITTNLTDPALVHQASLTCAQVLLPGSPPSLSSLLLEGHSLLALSTIMFAPGGIDQVVVQGASLSRADFSVDPQLMKMALMAYPKLKAALFPAGPRGPGPFTDVSVYHLLQALHPLDPSRLFGWQAGNSLNSVETTELPHFSSPHLVDSFALVEHLDFLYYLQHGRPSFAFATFLLQQLIGCHHVGQILQQARQQVHNLAVQNFNLPSVVSAAVCFCELLSLNSLQIRVDVKVLNTIWTHWKLDHTHCRYTQPLHTLVSKGVKLVEAEPGTAKELIGYLEAAVIDSLEVKNVNRSSWEAAQDWSLPVEFCRLHGLPLSCVYPAHCARDGRFLNFLLFVQLHHFTSQQVGSLLFQFSPALQDHLHMAFGELQLFNGGTSGCPATTRDLFQVLLWSQEEAEPNRYLLEEALKHRSPSLAVLAACQKEAELVSCLCVWLLTVIDEVTAQEVITCLSATSQLHPWTLHHLSIIWRTLLGRGLLGPQTLLRGFQLIMKDCPLLDMLSMFLLCYDHKNFDKAKIKLQNFHTSITNLSASGEPPPGGVPLQWLCSEAWFLILLLCQRMSSHFELRRLLQVLADGDMMSKDSGPDFRKLSQLSDLLQGSGVCVSPGLLKCNSSSVQQEEFQATVDALQASGFYQQARGVATLAQLPVQRLLMCQLIQELELQRSKRQWSRLESRVCFWSKCLQQLEDEHVDPDLASRFFLSQADSALSDSSAATEFQSELLAVRERCLLLAIGARWLSLLRPVPVEQIENLEKKLWVGRVRQHALVVAIQRESVFNLLPPDVNTYDTLMKDFSFCNIPELRTDTLLSLEGLPGPAEEHLDVDPLLEPTEKTTLALLLDAALDAGSVHEVSRACRYFSLYHPDLWLLLRCRGLASGKLAPQTPDEPDVPPRRLLHASPSVSSLSSFVLLPPLAEDDVAVQLQKMAERCRHGNNYCKQILSLYQLSKELQCPFSQMSSEDPGCILEKLLLCDHPERFRNAQMFIRAQSFSADVVAELVAATLVRAKQEHAHQMQTERQVIRPSEGRDSLVQLITLCEDPNLVGLKVLEKLKSVPLRELSCMVELLIVAHDCFSVTCNMEGIVRVLQAARHLSHAYLAPSEHYGLLVRLLTGIGRYNEMTYVFDLLHQNHRFEMLLRKKMDIDRGQSSSLKTALLDYIKRCLPADSEKHNMVALCFSMRREIGENHEMAARTQLKIIQSQAWVSSPELKSSLLKVLSLLKDAAESFSKDSCVHQASRCVRLAKLVTLQLHFLNQGSALRLVNLQPADMMDAAMALPRCYQVLVLSEAYDYSPDWAELVYQKAVLNADFAYLDELKRLRPLTSGLFEDVFKKLDGAPSGVTANVRHLLTYCDDIYLRYRLAYKRQLDDVTKILMQDAAASSYLNDAIGAH; translated from the exons ATGATGGCGGCCCTCGAGGTGGCTCTCCTGCCGGGCAAGCAGCACTGGCGGGAGGTGGGCGATGTCCTCAAGGCTCAGCTCGCCCCCGGCGACGGCGCTTTGCTCGGCTGTCTGGAACTCGACGGGACGCTGGTGTTGTGGGACCCAGCCGACGAGGAAGCTGCTCCGGTTAAACTGGACGGAAGCTATCAGGA CTTTACCTGGGAGGAGGCTACGAGCAGTTGCCCTGGACCAGGTGGAGCCACACGCCTGCTGGCCGTAGGCTCCGACTGTGAGCTGAGGATTTTTGAAGTGGACGCTGAGAGAGGAACAGTGCTCTCCGTGCATCTCGCTGGCGAGTGTCCTGCACAGCGCCTCTTGCAGGAGCAGCATGAGTACTCAG GTCGGAGTAGCCCGCAGGTGGCACGTGTGCTGTCGTTTGCATCAGGTCACTGCCAAATGCTATTGGATGGTGTCTGTCTGCTGCGGCTGGAGTGGTTGCCCACGCAGGACGAGGCGCGGGCTCTGAGTTGCTACCACCTGGTCCCGGTGCACAGCAGCTCTACGCTTGTGGTCCAGTGCTGCATGCGCCAACACTTTGCCTTCACCCTCAGCGATGGCGGACTAATTT CCATCTATGACGTCACTGACGGCGGCCTCCTGGCCTCCGTAGATGTTCCCACCTACATGAGCGCCGGCCTGATGGAGGAGGCGGAGCCGGCTGCTTCGTGGTCACGATTTCGCCTCCTAGAGGTATCAGCTGACATGAGCACGGCCGTCGTCGTCACGCACAACAACACTGCTGCTGCCATCGACCTCGACCACTACTTCAG GAGGAACCCCGATCACCTGCTGTCTCAGACCACGCCCACTGGCCTGCCCCGGCGACCCCAGCAACCAATCGACGAGGACAAGGTGACAAGCGCAAACTGCAGCCTGGCCGCGCTGGGACTCAACTTTAATGCTGACAG GTCTTGGGGCTTCCGTCTGACGTCCATGTACAACGCAGCCCTGAAGTCGTCCTTGTCCTCGTCGTTACGACTGATCGCCACTTCCTGGTCCTCGTCACTCCCCCGCCACGGGACTGGCCAGGCCGCACCCCCAACCCGCAGCAGAGTCCCTCAGGGGGGCGCGAACGTCACCTTAGATGTGCCGGAGTCATCCGTCCCGTCTCTTCTGTCCGTCTGCGATTTCTCCGCTATGTTGTTGTTTGCGTGCCCCGGAAACCGGCGGACCACCGCCGTCCTGTGGGACTTTGCAACCGGGAATGTGAGCTACCACCAGGCGGAGGGCCCGGCGGCGGCTGTGGAGTTGTGCGGACAGAAACATCACGCTGTGCTCCTCAAGA AGTCGGGAATGTTCCAAGTTTTGTTCTCGGTGTCGCAGCAGGAGCTCCTGAGCAGTTTGATGATGTTTGGCAGTGCGGCCACCGTGGACGCACTTTGTCACCTCAACACATGGGGGCGCTGCTCCATCCCCATCCATTCCCTGAAG GCAGGAGTTAAGAACCGGCAGCTGGACACGGTGGACTTCTATCTGAAAAGCAAAGAAGACCTTCTGAAGACGCACAGCACCACAAGCTTCACAGAAC GCGTCCAGACTTTGTGTCCTGCCTTGGACCTGCTGTGCGCCGCCATCCGGGAATCGAGCAACGACGCTCAAAGCCGCCAGTTCTCGGAGCAGCTGCTCAACGTCACACTGAGCTTCGTCAACGCGCAGATACGCTACATGCTAACGCACATGAGCT ACGAGGACGATGACGTGAGCAGCTGCGTGGACATTCTGAACGAGTACCTGACGGAGCTCAGGACCTTCATGAAGAAATACCCGTGGCCTGCCGACGGCGCCAAAGATCACAAAGATCTAGCACCTGTGGAGGAGGACAAGGATGAGTGGGAGGAGCTTCCCACAGAG GAAGTAGTCCGTGTGTCCGTCCTGACCAATCAGATCCCCAGAGCCCAGGCGGTGTTTAGGAGGCGGGGCCTTCCTGAGGGGCGTCTCCAGGCGCTGAGGGCGACAGGCTTGCGTCTGGTCTTCTCGTATCTGCAGGGACGAGACCTGCCGACCGCCATCACGCTCCTCACAAACATG ggttTCAATGTGAAGAGGGAACTGCATTGCATCTGCATCTACACGCACGACAGGGACCTCAGGGACTTTGTG GGGGAGGAGCTTCGCAGACGGCGTCACTTTTCCGAGGAGGAACTAGGCAGCGTGGCGTTCATCAAGGAAGCGGCGCATCTGGCCTCTCTACCGCTTTGCCGGTGTGCAGATGGAGCTTCGGATATCAG GCCAATCCAGCTAATCCTGCACAAGGAGGCGGCAGAAGGTAGAGAGGTCCTGTTGGAGGAAGTGCTGGGACAGGAAATGTGTGAGCAGGAAGAGGCAGGGCTTTGGCAGGAAGTGAGGCTGGATTGGGTGAAGAACTGGGAGCAGAGCAGcaggacggccattttgttgtcCAGACGCCAGCATAACG AGTTGAGCTGGTGTGAGTCTGCGGTGCTGTGGGGTCACATGACCTCATTCCACAACCATGCCGCCCTGGTGGCTTGGATGGAGAGTGGTGAAGCCTCTGGCACGGCCCGGTGGCCAACGTTGACAGCGGAAGTGGTTAACTGCAACACCCGGAGCAGCCGCTTCCTCAGGGAGGAAATCCTGGACGCACTCGCCAG GCGAAGTATATTCATCCCTGACGAGCTGTCCGACTTGGATCAACTTTTGTGGCGCGTGGCTCAGGGCGGCTCTCTGatgtcatcgtcgtcgtcgccgCCCTTCCCTCGGCACCTCGGCCTTGACATCCAGTCGCGGGTCATCAGTTGGTGTCTGGAGCGCCACCTGCAGTTCCTCCTCTACACCTACCTGGAGCACTACAG GTTGACTCCCAGGAACTGTCCTGTGCTGTCCAGTGGAGGACCAACTGACTCGCAGCCGTGGTCAGACATGATGGTGAAAATGCAGGAGATCACCACTAACTTGACAG ACCCAGCGTTGGTCCATCAGGCCAGTCTGACATGCGCTCAGGTTCTCCTACCAGGAAGTCCCCCATCCCTCAGCTCACTTCTCCTGGAGGGTCACAGTCTGCTTGCCCTCTCCACCATTATGTTTGCGCCCGGGGGTATCGACCAG GTGGTGGTCCAGGGTGCAAGTCTGTCCCGGGCCGATTTCTCTGTGGACCCACAGCTGATGAAGATGGCACTGATGGCATACCCCAAACTGAAGGCGGCGCTGTTCCCGGCAGGACCACGAGGGCCCGGCCCCTTCACAGACGTATCTGTGTACCACCTTCTGCAG GCGCTGCATCCTCTCGACCCGAGCCGACTGTTCGGCTGGCAGGCGGGAAACTCACTAAACTCCGTAG AAACAACAGAGTTACCTCACTTCTCCAGCCCGCACCTGGTGGACTCCTTCGCCCTGGTAGAGCATCTGGATTTCCTGTACTACCTGCAACATGGCCGACCGTCCTTCGCCTTTGCCACATTCCTCCTGCAGCAGCTGATTGGCTGCCACCATGTCGGCCAAAT TTTGCAACAGGCCCGGCAGCAGGTACACAATTTGGCGGTGCAGAATTTCAATTTGCCTTCGGTGGTGTCGGCCGCAGTTTGTTTCTGCGAGCTTCTCAGCCTCAACAGCCTCCAAATCAGAGTCGATGTTAAGGTCCTCAACACCATCTGGACACACTGGAAACTCGATCACACGCACTGTAGATACACACAGCCTCTGCACACTCTgg TCTCGAAAGGTGTCAAGCTAGTGGAGGCGGAGCCAGGAACGGCAAAGGAGCTGATTGGCTACCTGGAAgctgctgtgattgacagcctggaagtcaaaaatgtcaacag GAGTTCGTGGGAGGCCGCTCAGGATTGGTCATTGCCAGTGGAGTTTTGTCGTCTTCACGGACTTCCTCTTAGCTGCGTTTATCCCGCCCACTGTGCGCGTGACGGACGCTTCCTCAACTTCCTGTTGTTCGTGCAACTGCATCACTTCACATCGCAGCAG GTTGGCTCCCTGCTGTTCCAGTTTAGCCCCGCCCTCCAGGACCATCTTCATATGGCGTTTGGTGAGCTGCAGTTGTTCAACGGGGGGACCTCGGGGTGTCCGGCTACCACCCGAGACCTCTTCCAGGTGCTGCTGTGGAGCCAGGAGGAGGCGGAGCCTAACAGGTACCTGCTGGAGGAGGCGTTGAAGCATCGCAGCCCCTCATTGGCCGTGCTTGCCGCTTGTCAAAAG GAGGCGGAGCTCGTGTCGTGCCTGTGCGTGTGGCTTCTCACGGTCATCGACGAAGTCACCGCCCAGGAAGTCATCACCTGCCTGTCTGCCACCTCCCAGCTCCACCCGTGGACCCTGCACCACCTGTCAATCATCTGGAGAACCTTGCTGGGCCGGGGCTTGCTCGGACCCCAAACACTCCTGCGGGGGTTCCAGCTCATCATGAAG GACTGCCCCCTGCTGGACATGCTCAGCATGTTCCTGCTGTGCTACGACCATAAGAACTTCGACAAAGCCAAAATCAAACTCCAAAACTTCCACACCAGCATTACCAAT TTGAGCGCTAGCGGCGAGCCGCCCCCCGGTGGTGTGCCGCTGCAGTGGTTGTGTAGTGAGGCCTGGTTTTTGATCTTGCTCTTGTGTCAGCGTATGAGCTCACACTTTGAGCTGCGACGCCTCCTGCAGGTCTTGGCGGACGGCGACATGATGAGCAAGGACAGCG GTCCAGACTTCAGGAAGCTGAGTCAGCTGAGTGACCTCCTGCAGGGTTCAGGAGTGTGCGTGTCTCCCGGGTTGCTGAAGTGCAATTCGTCCTCTGTCCAGCAGGAGGAGTTCCAGGCCACCGTTGACGCTCTGCAGGCCAGCGGTTTTTACCAACAAGCACGAGGCGTCGCTACGCTAGCACAACTTCCTGTACAACGCCTGCTCATGTGTCAG CTGATCCAGGAGTTGGAGCTTCAGCGTTCCAAGCGTCAGTGGTCCCGACTGGAAAGTCGTGTGTGCTTTTGGAGCAAGTGTCTCCAGCAGCTTGAAGATGAGCACGTGGATCCCGATTTGGCTTCCCGCTTTTTCCTGTCTCAGGCAGACTCGGCGCTGTCCGATTCGTCGGCGGCCACCGAGTTTCAGTCGGAACTGCTGGCGGTACGAGAACGCTGCCTGCTGCTTGCCATCGGCGCCCGCTGGCTGTCGCTGCTCCGCCCGGTTCCCGTGGAGCAGATCGAGAACCTGGAGAAGAAGCTTTGGGTGGGCCGTGTCCGACAACATGCCCTGGTGGTCGCCATCCAGAGGGAGAGCGTCTTCAACCTCCTTCCACCAGACGTTAACACGTATGACACCCTCATGAAGGACTTTTCATTCTGCAACATTCCCGAGCTCCGCACAGACACGCTGCTCAGCCTAGAAGGGCTTCCTGGTCCGGCGGAGGAGCATCTGGACGTTGATCCGCTCCTCGAGCCAACAGAGAAGACGACGCTAGCGCTACTGCTGGATGCTGCGTTGGATGCAGGAAGCGTCCACGAAGTCAGCCGCGCCTGTCGATACTTCTCGCTGTATCATCCTGATCTGTGGCTGCTGCTGCGCTGCCGAGGCCTGGCGTCCGGAAAACTTGCACCACAAACACCGGACGAGCCTGACGTGCCACCCAGGAGGCTCCTACACGCCT CACCGTCTGTGAGCAGCCTGTCGTCCTTCGTGCTGCTTCCTCCTCTTGCTGAAGACGACGTCGCCGTCCAGTTGCAGAAGATGGCTGAGCggtgtcgccatggcaacaactACTGCAAACAAATCCTCAGCCTCTACCAGCTCTCTAAG GAGCTGCAGTGTCCCTTCAGTCAAATGAGCAGCGAGGATCCCGGCTGCATTCTTGAGAAACTACTGCTGTGCGATCATCCTGAACGCTTCCGGAACGCTCAAATGTTCATCCGAGCTCAAAGTTTCTCCGCCGACGTCGTAGCCGAGTTGGTGGCGGCCACGTTGGTGCGCGCCAAACAGGAGCACGCTCACCAGATGCAAACTG AGAGGCAAGTGATCCGACCGTCGGAGGGTCGGGACTCGCTGGTCCAGCTGATCACTTTGTGTGAAGATCCTAACCTGGtcggactcaaagttctggagaAGCTGAAGAGCGTACCACTCCGGGAGCTCAGCTGCA tGGTGGAGTTGTTAATCGTGGCCCACGACTGCTTCAGCGTGACATGCAACATGGAAGGAATCGTCCGGGTGCTGCAAGCCGCCAGACATTTAAGCCACGCCTACTTGGCCCCCAGCGAGCATTACGGCCTCTTG GTGCGTTTGCTGACGGGAATCGGCAGATACAACGAGATGACTTACGTGTTCGACCTGCTGCATCAGAATCACCGCTTTGAGATGCTGCTCAGGAAGAAAATGGATATAGACAGAGGACAG AGCTCGAGCCTGAAGACGGCGCTGTTGGACTACATCAAGCGCTGCCTGCCCGCCGACAGTGAGAAGCACAACATGGTGGCGTTGTGTTTCAGCATGAGGCGTGAGATCGGCGAGAACCACGAGATGGCCGCCAGGACGCAGCTCAAGATCATCCAGTCTCAGGCCTGGG TGTCCTCGCCTGAGCTCAAAAGTTCTCTGCTCAAAGTTTTGTCTCTGCTCAAGGACGCCGCAGAGAGCTTCTCCAAG gacTCATGCGTGCACCAGGCAAGTCGCTGCGTGCGGTTGGCCAAGCTGGTCACGCTTCAGCTGCACTTCCTCAATCAAGGATCCGCCCTCCGCTTAGTCAACTTACAGCCTGCTGACATGATGGACGCCGCCATGGCGCTGCCCAGATGCTACCAG GTGTTGGTGTTGTCGGAGGCATACGACTACAGTCCGGACTGGGCGGAGCTTGTGTATCAGAAGGCGGTCCTAAACGCCGACTTCGCTTACCTGGATGAGCTGAAGAGACTCCGCCCACTGACCTCTGGGCTCTTTGAGGACGTTTTTAAAAA GCTGGACGGCGCCCCCAGTGGCGTAACGGCGAACGTGCGTCACCTGCTGACATACTGCGACGACATCTATTTGCGCTACCGCCTGGCATACAAACGACAACTCGACGATGTGACCAAGATCCTGATGCAGGACGCAGCTGCCTCCAGCTACCTCAACGACGCCATCGGCGCGCACTGA